A stretch of DNA from Streptomyces sp. NBC_01197:
GGCGCCGGCCTGCTTGAGCATGGCGTCGACCAGGGTGGTCTTGCCGTGGTCGACGTGGGCGACGATGGCTACGTTACGGATGTCGTGGCGCGTGGGCATGGGTGGCTTGCGCTTCTCTCAGCTCGTGGGATGCGGCGTCTGTCCTGGTACGCCCGCCGGGCGGACGCGCCACGGCCAGTCCCATGGTACGGGGCCTGCGCGCCTGGGGCTTCCCGGGCGACGGTTACCGGCCCCCGGCCCTTGCGTACCAAGGGTCGTGCGGGGGCGGGACTGGTCTCGCGGGCCGGCCTGCGGCGCGGGACACCAGCTTGCCCGCCGACAGGGCCGGCGGGCAAGTGGAGGTGTCAGGTCCGGTTCCCGGCCAGGACCCGCGATCACCGTCACGACCTGCGGTGACGCGGAATCACCGGGTGGAATACGGGATCGGTTCCGGTAGGTGCTCAGGACCTCTTGGCGGACTTCAGGAAGCCGATGTCCTGGTAGACGGGGGTGGCGAAACCGAAGGCTCCGGCGTTCGCGAGACCCCGCTTCGCCGCGACGAGTTCCGGGCGCTGATAGAGCGGAATCGATCCTGCGGTGGCCCAGATATGGGCGTCGGCCTGCTTCACCAGGTCCCGGGCGGCCTTCTCGTTCAGCTCGCCGGACGCGCGGTCGAAGAGCTGGTCGGTGCGCTCGGTACCGACCCGGGTGTAGTTCTGGTCGACCATGAGCGAGCCGTCGGACGCGACAGCCGGCTTGGCGTAGATCGGCCGGGCGTCGGTGGCCGGGTAGGCGGTGGCGGGCCAGGAGTAGAGGGCCAGGTCGTAGTCGCCGGACGCGATGTGGTCCTTGAAGTAACCGGCGCTGTCGACCTTGCTGACCACCGTACGGATACCCACCGCGTCCAGCTCCTGTGTGATCTTGGCGCCGACGCTGTTGATCACCTCCGAGCCGGGTCCCGACGGCAGCACGAAGCGCAGGGTCAGCGGCTTGCCGTTCTTGCCGAGCGCGGCGGCGGGTGCGGCGGCGGCCGGAGCCGCGGTGCCCTTGGGGGCGTACGCGCCCGCCACCTGGTGCTTCTCGTCGCCGTTCGCGGCACCGGACTTCGAGTCGCCGCCGGCCTTCGAGTCGTCGAGAGAGCCGGCCGCGGGCTGCCCGGCCGCTTCGGGCTTCGTGGCCGCGTCCGGCTTCGCGGACTCCTGCGGCTTCGCGGACTCCTGCGGCTTCGCGGACTCCTGCGGCTTCGCGGACTCCTGCGGCTTGCCCGAGGCCTCCGGCTTGCCGGACTCCGCGGGCTTGCCCGAAGCGTCGGGCTTGCTGCCCGCCTTGGTGCCCTGGTCGGTCTCGCGCGCGCCCTTGGCCGTCCAGCCCGCGTCGGCCAGCAGCGCCTGGGCCTGCCGGGGGTCATGGCCGCCGACGGCCCCGCTGTTGTCCGCGTAGTCCTCCTGGCCCGCCAGCGCCAGATGGCTGCCGGGCGGCAGGGCGGGCAGCCCGAGCGGCTTCAGTACGTCGGACGCGATCTCCTTGCGGTCCAGCGCCCTGGCGACCGCCCGGCGCACCCGCTCGTCCTGGAGCGGTCCTGAGCTGCCGTTCATGGCCAGCTGGGTGAAGGCCGGCTCCAGGGACTTGCGGACCACATAGCCGTGCAGGGCCGCCTGCTGCCGCGCGTACTCCTGGCGGTCCTTGCGGGTCTGCTCGGCGGCCCGGCTCGCGGCCTCCTGGACCTCCGGGCCGTCCGCGCCGTGCGCCGCCGCCCAGTTCAGCAGGGCGTCGGCGGGCTGCACATCGCTGCCGGGGCCGTGGGTCAGCGGCTGCCCGTTGCTCCCGTCCTTGCCCGCGAGGGTGATCCGCCCTGCGGCCTGTCCGTCGACGTCCGCCAGGTCAACGGAGCCCGCCGTGAGGGCCGCGGTGCGCTCCCCGGCCGGTACGGCGGTCAGGACGAGCGAGTCGAGCTTGGCCTCCTGTCCCCACCAGTGCGGGTTGCGGACGAGCTTGATCTGCTTGGCATCCCCGTCGACGCTCTTGATGCCGAACGGCCCCGCCGTCGCCGCGAGCGCCTTGCGCGCCCCGTCGTTGAAGGTGTCCGGGGTGCTCATGACCTCCTTCGGATACAGCGGCGTGAAGAGCGAACGCCAGTCCGCATACGGCTTGTTGAAGGTGACCTGGACCTCCAGGTCGTTCTTGCCCTTCTCGATCTTCTCGATCCGGTCGTACCCGGCGTTGCGCGCGGTCCAGAACCCCGAGTCCCTGCCGCTGAGCGCCCGCCACTGGGCCACGAAGTCGGGCGCCCCGATCTCCCGGCCGTTGCTCCAGACCGCCTTCTGGTTGATCCGGTAGCGGACCACCTGCTTCGGCTCCTTCTTGATGACGTCGGCCGACTCCAGGTAGTCGCCGTTGAGCTTCGGCCGCCCCGAGCGGTCGAGCGTGAACAGCGAGGGCAGCGTCGCGCCCGCGATCCGTGAGGTGGTCGCGTCGGCGTCGGCCTGGAAGGTGTTCAGCGTGGCGGGCATCGCGTCGACCGCCCAGCGCACGGTGCCGCCGTCGGCGACCCGGGCCCGCGACGCCGTCGCGATGTCCGGCGCCACCGCCTTCGCGTCGCCGCTGTGCTCATCACTCGAACCGCACCCGGCCAGCACGGGCAGCGCGAGTACACCGGTAGCGAGGAGCGCGACGCTGCGACGCTTCGCTCTCCCGTGTGGGACGCCGACGTGGGACATGGCTGATACCTCCGGGGCCGACCCCGCTCAGTCCTGCTGGGAATGAGCGCGAATCTTCGGGTTTGGTGGCATTTCATGTTGATCACACCTATGACCCCTTCACTGAAGGGGAGGCCCGGCGCCGTCCGTGGGAGACACGGCGGGGCGCCGCGCGAACCCCACCCGTGCGGAGCAATGCGGGCGCTCGCACGCACCGCGCGGGCGGGTCAATGGGGGCGCTCGCACGCGCCGCGCGCCGCCGGGCGCACCCGCGACTCCGGCGGATCCGTCCGTATCCCTTCACAAGCGGGATGTGACGCGCGACACTCTCCGACGCGCGATCGTTTGCCGTCCGCACCGGCGGAAGTGAGGCAAGTCATGCCCCTGCACGATGATTTGACCGCTGCTCAGCGCTCTCTCGATGAGCTGGTTCGCTCGCTCGGCCTGCTGGAGGAGCGGCTCGGCAGCGGCCTGGAGGTCCGCCGGGTCCGTACGGACGCCGGCCATCTGCGCGAGAGCCTCGCCCTGCTGCGTGCAGCCGTACCGGCCGCGTACCCTGCGGCCGGCCCCGATCTGGTCACCATCTCCGACGCCCCGTACGACGCTGCCCTCTGGTCGTCCGCCGCGTCCTCCGCGGCCGGCGACTACGTGGACGACGAGGGGATCGGCGCTCGCGACCGGCACGCCCCCTGACCCCAGATCGGCCGACGAAGTGGAGTCCCCGTTGGCAACAGGTACGGAACCCCGGCCCAGTCCCGGCACGGGCGTGCACGACGCATCGCGCGCCGCCATCGCCGCCCGCCATCTGCGGACCGACCGCTGGTGGCTCTCGCCCGCGGCCACCGCCGCGGGACTGCTCGCCTTCGTCGTCTACTCGACCTGGCGGGCCTTCGCGAACGCCGACTACTACACGGCGCCCTACGTCTCACCCTTCTACTCCCCCTGCCTGGCGCAGAAGTGCGTGCCCATGCGGCACGGACCTGACTGGGACCTCTTCGGCAGCTGGTGGGGGATCTCCCCCGCCATCCTGATCCTGATCTTCCCACTGGGTTTCCGGCTGACCTGCTACTACTACCGCAAGGCCTACTACCGGGGCTTCTGGGCCTCCCCGCCGGCCTGCGCGGTCGCCGAACCGCACAAGAAGTACAGCGGCGAGACCCGCTTCCCGCTGATCATGCAGAACATCCACCGGTACTTCTTCTACGCGGCCGTGGTCATCGCCGGGATCCTGACGTACGACACGGTGCTGACCTTCCGCGACGAGCGGTACCACTGGGGCCATATGGGCCTCGGCTCCGTGGTCTTCCTGGTCAACGCCGCGCTGATCTGGGCGTACACCGCCTCCTGCCACTCCTGCCGGCACATCGTGGGCGGCCGGCTGAAGCACTTCTCCCGGCATCCGGTGCGCTACCGGCTCTGGGGCTGGGTCAGCACGCTGAACGCCCGTCATATGCAGCTCGCCTGGGCTTCGCTGGTCAGCATCGCGGTCGCCGACTTCTACGTCTATCTGGTCGCTTCCGGTGTCTTCGACGATCCGAGGTTCTTCTAGATGAGGTTTTTTGG
This window harbors:
- a CDS encoding ABC transporter substrate-binding protein: MSHVGVPHGRAKRRSVALLATGVLALPVLAGCGSSDEHSGDAKAVAPDIATASRARVADGGTVRWAVDAMPATLNTFQADADATTSRIAGATLPSLFTLDRSGRPKLNGDYLESADVIKKEPKQVVRYRINQKAVWSNGREIGAPDFVAQWRALSGRDSGFWTARNAGYDRIEKIEKGKNDLEVQVTFNKPYADWRSLFTPLYPKEVMSTPDTFNDGARKALAATAGPFGIKSVDGDAKQIKLVRNPHWWGQEAKLDSLVLTAVPAGERTAALTAGSVDLADVDGQAAGRITLAGKDGSNGQPLTHGPGSDVQPADALLNWAAAHGADGPEVQEAASRAAEQTRKDRQEYARQQAALHGYVVRKSLEPAFTQLAMNGSSGPLQDERVRRAVARALDRKEIASDVLKPLGLPALPPGSHLALAGQEDYADNSGAVGGHDPRQAQALLADAGWTAKGARETDQGTKAGSKPDASGKPAESGKPEASGKPQESAKPQESAKPQESAKPQESAKPDAATKPEAAGQPAAGSLDDSKAGGDSKSGAANGDEKHQVAGAYAPKGTAAPAAAAPAAALGKNGKPLTLRFVLPSGPGSEVINSVGAKITQELDAVGIRTVVSKVDSAGYFKDHIASGDYDLALYSWPATAYPATDARPIYAKPAVASDGSLMVDQNYTRVGTERTDQLFDRASGELNEKAARDLVKQADAHIWATAGSIPLYQRPELVAAKRGLANAGAFGFATPVYQDIGFLKSAKRS